CATATATTGCGCTGAGTTACAGAGTTTTTTCTCTAAAATCTGAACcccttacaaggagataccctagCCCTATTCATAAATGTTGGGATCAATAATGTTAATCATATATAAATAATACAAATTCCCCCATTATGGGGTATTATtgttgaattaatacaaaaatgactgCCCTAAATAGAGACTACGACCCAGGCAGATTGCACAAGTCCCATTGCAGATAGTTATGTAcaaactttatggggaacatatctctaACTGTCAAGGTGCGACGCACGTTCGCCCATGTCAGACGCTGTTGTGAGAAATGCCGATTCTCGagggtacgaactcgacaccactaatccaGGCTTACCAAAAGTTATCAGATGATCTTCTGTTGGCCCATACCTACCGTGACTGACAACTAACAGCTACTTCTGGTCCGAGGACCAAAATCCTAGACCTAGGAAATGTGTGAATGAAGAGAGCTCCTCAGGACGTGGCATCACCTGGAGACATCCACGACTTGGCCAGTTTGGGTTTCCTGGAGGAGTTCACACTCCGAGAACCTCATGACTTATCTTGTCATTAATTACTCCTAATTGTCACGTGTCTAGTGGTGAAAATACAAACAACagttttataataaaaatatttaaacacaatttaatttttattatatttatttatttatttatttcaaaaaatatatattttaaattttccaATAAGTTAAAATCTGAAATTAAGTTTTTCAACTTAAGAATTTAGGTCTAATTTTTGTATaacaaaactttttaaaaagaGGCTTTTTAAgctttttaaaaagttttgtcAAAACATAATCTTTGTCATGAGCATGTACTAATGAGTAGCAGAAATTCCCACCAACAATAAACTTCAAATAATAAgtttaattaaacaaatattttaaaattatagcGCAATAAAGagttaatataaatatatatttatatttttctattatATTTCCTCATTCTACTTTTTCTTAAGTCATGAGAAAATTGTAACTAAGAGCATCTTCAATAAAAGTGATTAGGATAGTTGCTTGTCAGGTGGGAGGGTCACGTGGATAAGTCTTAGGAGTTTTTATTAGAAGAAAACAagcaactatttttttttaaagttttctttctcttttctaaTTAGCtagaattattaaaaaaaattgcccTACAACTTAATTTTTAAGAAGAATGGGTTGTTTCGGCCCACCaaaattgacatgcattttaatgaaatgactaattttttatttatgacTATGAAAATTATTCTGGTAGTCATAGAAGAGCATGTTACATTCAGAAATTTAAACTAGAATGTAATATCAGCGGCACCTTGCTAAAAAACACTATATGAGAGAGGCTTGTGTTGAATTCGATTTCGACCCATGCCAAGTTCTTTCTCTTGGGAACCTTGGTGGGACATAAAAGTAGCTACCATTTATATAGATCAAATAGTGATATCCACCTCAATTATTTCCACAAATTATAAACtgaaaataataatagtaaataaaataataaatataatccagAAGAACAATTGCCAATCACAAACATCTCATTCACGTCATCTCCAATTTTGTCTTCTAATGAAAATTCGTCACCCACAAAacgaaaaataaataaacaaggaaacaaaaaaacaaaacatttGTTTCCAAAGTTATTCTGTGGCAATAATCTACATAAACAAAGTTTTTGTGGAGAAGAAAAGGAGATAGCTTAAATTTTAACCTCAAAGAAACAAAAGAAAGGTTTCAGTTCCAAGCACACTCATCTTGCGACACGTGGCATTCAGCCAATCTTGAGTGTGTGGCCGTTAACCATTTGAAAACCAATCCTCACGATATCCCTTCCGGTACACTCAAAACTCTACCTCTATAAGTTCCCTCCTTTCCCAAAATTTCGGCCTCAGAAAAATAACACTGCACTAGTACTATCAAATCTTTAGAAGTCTAATTACAGCCACCTGATCCCGAAGACCGATGGCCGCCGCCGTGTCCACCATCGGAGCCGTTAACCGAGTTCCGGTACGCACCATTATTACTTCAACTGGCTTAGCTATACTTTAGCTCCCTTATTTACGTTAATTGTTAGTTagtcttaataatagcactagtTATCAGTTTAGCAGTAATTTTGTGTCTAATTATCTAAATCAAGTTCAATATACTATGTgacattatttaaattttaataatatgTGTGTATGCATGTACGTATTTTGTTGCAGTTGAGCTTAAATGGGTCAAACAATGGATCCAATTCTGTTCAAAGCTCAAGCTTCATGGGAAACAGCTTGAAGAAAGTGGCGAGCTCATCTAGAGTGAACAACTCCAAGGTTTCAGCTGGGAAATTTAAGATTGTTTCGGAGGTCGGCGATGAGAAGAAACAGACAGACAAGGACAAGTGGAAGGGCCTTGCCTACGACACCTCAGACGACCAACAAGACATCACCCGAGGAAAGGGTATGGTTGACTCACTCTTCCAAGCTCCCACAGGAGCTGGAACTCACTACGCCGTCCTCAGCTCTTATGAATACCTCAGTACTGGACTTCGCCAGTGAGTTATCTGTTTTCAATATATGATACCGACACATACATGTTTCATAAATTTTTAAGTGTATAATTGGTTGGTTTGTTTGATTGATTcaatttgttaattttattagtTTGGACAACAACATGGACGGTTTCTACATTGCCCCTGCTTTCATGGACAAGCTTGTTGTTCACATCACCAAGAACTACATGACTCTGCCCAACATCAAGGTACGTACAATCAAATTCCACATTCTTCCATAATAGATATGCGTGCGCAGCCCAAATTAACTATATGATTTTACGAAATCAAACAGGTTCCACTTATCTTAGGTATTTGGGGAGGCAAGGGTCAAGGAAAATCTTTCCAGTGCGAGCTTGTGTTCGCCAAGATGGGAATCAAGTAGGAATTGATACGTccattataatttaaaattattctCAATTTTAGCTTCATaaatattttgatgaaaaaagGTCAATTAAAACATATTAATTATATGTTGTTACGATTATCATTTAATAAAGTTTTGATAAACATGTGCAGTTCTATTTTGCTTCCTAAAAATTAATTTACACTGTGTTGCAGCCCAATCATGATGAGTGCCGGAGAATTGGAAAGTGGAAACGCCGGAGAGCCAGCGAAGCTGATCAGGCAGAGGTACCGTGAAGCCGCTGATATCATCAAGAAGGGGAAGATGTGTGCCCTATTCATCAACGATCTCGACGCCGGAGCTGGTCGTATGGGTGGAACCACACAATACACAGTCAACAACCAGATGGTCAACGCCACCCTCATGAACATCGCCGATAACCCCACCAATGTCCAGCTCCCTGGAATGTACAACAAGGAAGAGAACCCACGTGTCCCCATCATCGTCACTGGTAATGACTTCTCCACCTTGTACGCTCCTCTCATCCGTGACGGTCGTATGGAGAAGTTCTACTGGGCACCCACCCGCGATGACCGTATCGGTGTCTGCATTGGTATCTTCAAGCACGACAATGTGGCCGCCGAAGACATCGTCAAGCTCGTCGACACTTTCCCTGGACAATCTATTGGTAGGGTTTTACTCCtaagtaatttatttttataataaatatataaacaaacaTTTGGTATATCTAATGTTGTTTTTGGTTTTATATGGTAAGATTTCTTTGGTGCCTTGAGGGCGAGAGTTTACGACGACGAAGTGAGGAAGTGGATATCAGGAGTGGGAGTGGACAGCATTGGGAAGAGGCTGGTGAACTCGAAAGAAGGACCACCCAAATTCGAGCAACCAAAGATGACAATTGAGAAGCTGTTGGAGTATGGAAACATGCTTGTGCAGGAGCAAGAGAACGTGAAGAGAGTTCAGTTGGCTGACAAGTACTTGAGCGAGGCTGCTCTTGGTGAGGCTAACGAAGATGCCATTAAGAGTGGAACTTTCTACGGTTAGCTCCTACTGACGCCTTGATGGGAGGTTTGCATCGTCATCTTTTTTCACATAAATATAAGTTTAGAACTAACTAATGCATATGTATTAAAATATATCGTTTGTTTAAAACATAATTAAGGATCTTTTGTGTATAAACGACACTAGTATGGTACTGTGTTTGAGAATATCTATTTATTTGTTGTCATTTTGTTTTTTGGGAGCAGGCAAAGCAGCCCAGCAAGTGAGTGTTCCTATGGCCGAAGGTTGCACTGATCCAAATGCTAAGAACTTCGACCCTACTGCTAGGAGTGATGATGGTAGCTGCACGTATACTTTCTAAGGCGTTTTATCacttttttctttccttcttttttggTTTAACGTTGATTAATGTGGGAGGAGCTTCTTTTGTAAGGACGATCGATAATAAGTAAAACAATATTATTTGTGTTGTTTTTACCTTCGGTTTGATGGGTTATAGGTGAAATAAAAATATTCTAATTTTTGTGTTGTAGGAAATGTTTGAATATTCCCTTTCTATATCCAACTTTAGTCTATTGTAACTAAACTACTGTTCTGAATTGTATCACCCAGTAGCTGTTATGATTATGTGCCAACTGGGCTTGACATAATATATAGGCCGGGCTCGTTGTAGGATTTGAAGACGTTTTCAGAATAATGAGAATCCATTCATTAAAGATAAACCATTCAATACAAGGATATCATGAATTTGACAATTATTGACATtggaaaaaaaaaccatattttcaaATCTCATTTCACAATATTAATGGAAAGCTCCAAGGAGAAACACCATTTAAGAGCCATTAATATTTCTTGAGCCTCCAAATAGTCTTTCTTTTAACGATTGCTCCAAAAAATTCCAATTTTTTCACTATGTTAAAATTAGCTTTTTGTTTTACCCAATCGCGACATTCAACTCGCTGTTAGACAGCGCTAAGGTGGCAGCTAATTGTTCTCATTAAAAAGGGTTTTGTCGACAATTATTAAACTGTTAGCAAAgggtaattaaaaaaaattctaggtCGAAGCCCAAATGCCCAATTAAGTTATCCCCTCTAACTCCCTCATTCTTACTCAACCATCCCTCAACTGCACCCTCACtgtctcaactctctctctctctctctctctctcacttctctatctctttctctcttttttctctccctctcttggtgtCTTGCAGGTGGTAACCAATGATTGACAGGGTTACGGGGTGGGCCTTGAC
This genomic interval from Humulus lupulus chromosome 8, drHumLupu1.1, whole genome shotgun sequence contains the following:
- the LOC133798389 gene encoding ribulose bisphosphate carboxylase/oxygenase activase, chloroplastic isoform X1, with amino-acid sequence MAAAVSTIGAVNRVPLSLNGSNNGSNSVQSSSFMGNSLKKVASSSRVNNSKVSAGKFKIVSEVGDEKKQTDKDKWKGLAYDTSDDQQDITRGKGMVDSLFQAPTGAGTHYAVLSSYEYLSTGLRHLDNNMDGFYIAPAFMDKLVVHITKNYMTLPNIKVPLILGIWGGKGQGKSFQCELVFAKMGINPIMMSAGELESGNAGEPAKLIRQRYREAADIIKKGKMCALFINDLDAGAGRMGGTTQYTVNNQMVNATLMNIADNPTNVQLPGMYNKEENPRVPIIVTGNDFSTLYAPLIRDGRMEKFYWAPTRDDRIGVCIGIFKHDNVAAEDIVKLVDTFPGQSIDFFGALRARVYDDEVRKWISGVGVDSIGKRLVNSKEGPPKFEQPKMTIEKLLEYGNMLVQEQENVKRVQLADKYLSEAALGEANEDAIKSGTFYGKAAQQVSVPMAEGCTDPNAKNFDPTARSDDGSCTYTF
- the LOC133798389 gene encoding ribulose bisphosphate carboxylase/oxygenase activase, chloroplastic isoform X2 translates to MAAAVSTIGAVNRVPLSLNGSNNGSNSVQSSSFMGNSLKKVASSSRVNNSKVSAGKFKIVSEVGDEKKQTDKDKWKGLAYDTSDDQQDITRGKGMVDSLFQAPTGAGTHYAVLSSYEYLSTGLRHLDNNMDGFYIAPAFMDKLVVHITKNYMTLPNIKVPLILGIWGGKGQGKSFQCELVFAKMGINPIMMSAGELESGNAGEPAKLIRQRYREAADIIKKGKMCALFINDLDAGAGRMGGTTQYTVNNQMVNATLMNIADNPTNVQLPGMYNKEENPRVPIIVTGNDFSTLYAPLIRDGRMEKFYWAPTRDDRIGVCIGIFKHDNVAAEDIVKLVDTFPGQSIDFFGALRARVYDDEVRKWISGVGVDSIGKRLVNSKEGPPKFEQPKMTIEKLLEYGNMLVQEQENVKRVQLADKYLSEAALGEANEDAIKSGTFYG